A window of Adhaeribacter arboris genomic DNA:
CAAGGCTTTTTCAGTTCGCTAAATCTGTTAAGGAGATTCAAAATTTAGCCATTTACTTTAACAAGTTCATTTTGGCAGGTGCTTATAAAAATGAACAAAGTAAAGTGAGATTTACTGATAAGTTTGAAGTAGTTGGTATTGATAATGCAGCAACCTATGAATTAGTAATTGATTTTTGGGAAATGGTTCCACAAATGGATCTTATAAACTTATTTGACAAGAAAGGGGAATTATTAAAACAATTAAACTGGGAATATGATGGTGAGATTCTAAAACTTAGAAATGTAAGACAGATTTATGATAAGGATGGAGACCTTGATAGAGGTGTAGCAGAAGATATAATTTATGAACTCAAAAAAATAAAATAACTTCTGCCAACACCGTGTATACCAAAACCATGCTTCGCTATGATCTTGGCATGCACGAGGCCCGTTACTCATTTTTTGCATGGTGCCAACACGTCCTTGGCTTGGCGAAGGTAGCGATTTTACCATCCCAATAAATACGAAATAATTCTGTTTTTTTGTCCACAAAATTGTAAAACGAAGTACTAAACCGCCCCATTTGCCAAGCTATTGTTACTTGCCGGGTTTCTGTTTTTGTTTCTTATTATCGGTATTAAGGAAGCAACGAAATTCCGGTCAATACTGCTTTGCCATTTTTTAAAAACTCATAAGTCATGCGGTCGGCTTGGCAGTCGATAAATGTAAGATGCTTTAATGTCTTACATTTAAAGAAAGTATTGAGCAAAGTCGCATTTTTGAATGTTACTTTCGAAAAAGAACAATTATCAAAAGAACAATCTTCCAAAGTACCATCAAAAGTAATGTCAACCAGGGAGGAATCTTTAAATAAAGTAAATTTCCATACGGCATTAATAATAGTATTCTTTTGAAAATCTACCCGCAGAAACTCTGTTCCAGAGAAATTAGCCGTTGCAAAACTACAGTTATTGATTTCATTTTTTGTAAATTCAGCATCAATGAAAGAACAACCGATAAATGTGTTTTCAAACAAATAGGATGCCTGCAATTTGCTGTCTCTCATATCCGAACCCGAAAAATCACAATTTTCTATGTAATTACCTTTCAAAATAAGTCCGGCTAATTCTGAATTTAAAAACTTACAGTTCTTTAAATTAGAAGCGCTAAATTTTTCTTGAAGATTCTTTAAGCCTGAAAAGTCTGCATCAACCCAGTTTCCTTTTGACATATCCCAATTCCAACCAAATCTTTTCCGTTGCTTTAATGGTGTTATCTCATCCATTTGACTGTCTGTTGGTTTAGCCTCTGCCGGTAAGGGTACCATAGTCTTCACACTATCTGAAAAATAGTTTAGGTCAACGCCAAAAATTTCTGCCAGTCGGTTTAAAGTGGTAATATCCGGCATTGATTCGCCACGTTCCCATTTACCTACGGCTTGTGAACTGATGGCTACTTGTTGGGCAAGGTCGGCTTGTGAAAAATTAATTTTCTTTCTTGCTTGGGCAATTTTATTGCCAATAGATTTTGAGTTTAGCATATTATTTTTTGTTTTTTTGATGCGACAAAGCTATTCTGTTCAATAAGGATCATGCAAATAAAATCGCCTACTTATGGTTGTAAATACGCTACATTCCGTTGTTTTAGTACAACTATTGGTGGTTGGACGGAATTATAATGAAATTACCTTTTAAAACGCGAACAAATTTTGGTTTAACTTAAAAGTTAAGTCAGAAATTGTAGTCTTTTGTTCCGTTAGTATTTTGTGAGCTCCGTAAATTGAATGGTCGTTTAATTGTGCAGGTAACAAATTGGATAGGCAAAGCCCGAAGTGGAGCAAGAATTTATATATAATTGTACGTTGTGCTGCTTTTTATCTTTTTGCTCTTTTATTTTCTGGAACATTTATGACCCCAGCTCCATCCACTAACGATTTGTTATTTTCCAGTACTACTTTAACGACAACAGTAAATTCTGGCCAATCTCTGCCTTGCAGGGTCACGAATCCGTTTGAATCTTGGCTGGAAACTACAAAACCTTCATCCGGAAAATCTTGAGCATCAAAAATAGGATCGAAATCTAAACTCATTTCTGGATCCACTTTATTAGCTGAATCTAAAAGGTTTGAATACCTGGTCTTAAAATTATTTGTTAACATTGGGTTGCGATCTACCCAAGTAGTATCACTTGAAGGCGGGGATTTAGGAGTACAATAATCCGCATATTCATTCATAAATTTTAATGCTACCTTAACATCAGGAGCCACATTCAATTTTTTGATTCATTAGAAATAGCTGTTTTGTCGTTTGTCAGTAGGTTACATGAAGCCTCTAATATAATTAGCGTGAAAAGGTAAATGTATTTCATTTTATAAATCCTTAATGATTTTAGAATTGCATAACGTACTTGGCTAAGGCACGCTTTAGTGTGCTTTAGGTGTGGTTAGCAACAGTTCGTTTTAACCACCAATACTTATTATTACTATTTTCTTTTCATTCTTATCATAAAAAGCAAAGATGTCTTTATCACCCCTACCAACTCCTATAAAATCACCAGAATAGATATAGCATATAAATTTTAATTTTTCACCTAATTTATTTAGTGGCCAGTAATCTTTTTTAAAATACCTTGGCCTTTTACCTAAGTCTAAATCCTTTATAACAATACTGAAATCCAACAATCCATTTTTCAATTTCTCTTTTCTTTCAAAATACAACTTCCTATCCATTTCTAAATAGTCCATCCAATTTTCATTTGTATCAAAAAAAGTGAAGTCTCCAGTAAATTGTAATTTGTTATCTATTAGATTAAAGCTTATTAAATCAATATTATAATCACCAGTATAGCATCTAATAGAGTTATTACAATAGGGGTCGTTATTTAAATAAACAATATGAATCAATCCTGAAAGCCTTTTACTGACAATGGATAGGTCAATAGTAGCTAAAGGATAAAAGTGTTTTTTGTATAATTCAATATTATCGTAGAATACATCTTCATATTCAGGATAAAATTGAATACCATTCATTTATATAGAAATCCAAATTTTTGACGATAAATTTATTTCGATGAATTGTAGCTAACTTCCAGATAAACGGAGTCGTTCCGGTTATCGGCATTATATTTAACCAAGTTATTCCATATATCCTCCCTTACTGGAGGTATAAACAAAGTACAAAGTAATATAGCTGATTACGGCCTATACTTTTAAAGGGGCATTTTCCTATAGATAATTTTACAACGAAACCCCGCGTTTCCACGGAATAAAATCATCCTGGCCGAGTTGTACGGCTTTGGGAATGATTTCACCGCTGGCTACTTTAAGGCAGAATTCCAGGATTTCTTCGCCTTTGCTTTCTATGGTGGCTTCGCCGGTAATAATGTCGCCGGTATCCAGGTCAATAATGTCGGCCATACGTTGGGCCAGTTTGGTATTAGTAGATATTTTAACCACCGGGCAAACCGGGTTGCCGGTGGGCGTACCCAGGCCGGTAGTAAAAACAATTACGTTCGCGCCCGACCCCGCTTTACCGGTAGTAGCTTCTACATCGTTACCAGGCGTACAAACCAAACTTAAACCGGGTTTACGGACCGGTTCGGTATAATCAAGTACATCGACCACGGGCGCGGTTCCCCCTTTTTTGGCGGCTCCGGCGCTCTTAATGGCATCGGTAATTAACCCGTCTTTGATATTGCCCGGCGAAGGATTCGCGTCGAAACCAGAACCTACGGCCTGGGCCTGGGCGGAGTAGCCTTTCATGAGCCGGATAAATTTATTCGCGGTTTCGTCGTCTACGCTGCGGTCTACCAGTTCTTGTTCTACCCCGTTTAGTTCCGGAAATTCGGCGAGCAGCACCGAACCGCCTAAAGCCACTACTAAATCGGCCGCGTAACCCAAGGCCGGGTTAGCCGAAATTCCCGAGAAACCATCGGAACCGCCGCATTTAACGCCTAAAACCAATTTGCTGAGCGGCGCCGGCTGACGGATTTGTTTATTGGCTTCGATTAAACCTACGAACGTTTGTTTTATAGCATCGCCCAGTAATTGTTCTTCGCTTTGGCTGCTTTGCTGCTCAAAAAAGTAAACCGGCTTATCAAAATTCGGGTTACGTTCCCGGATGTGCTGCTGCATCTGGTCGAATTGTAAATGCTGGCAACCTAAACTCAAAATAGTAACCCCGGCCACGTTCGGATGATCCATGTACCCTACCAGTAACTTACTTAAAATCTCGGAATCCTGGCGCGTACCGCCGCAACCACCCTGGTGGGTTAAAAACTTAATCCCATCAATGTTTTCGAATACGCGTTTAGTTTCGAATTGCTCGGTGTATAATTTAAAATCAGTTTGCGCAATAACTTCGGCGGACTTACTTTGTTGATACAATTCTACCAGTTGGCGGGCTTGGGTTTGGTATTTCTGACTTTTGCCGTAGCCTAGTTCTTTCGTTAATGCGTCTTTAATAATATCGAGGTTACGGTTTTCGCAAAATACGGTAGGTACGAATAACCAATAATTGGCGGTGCCCACTTTGCCGTCGGAGCGGAGATACCCGTTAAAGGTGCGGTTTTGCCATTTGCTTACGTCGGGAGGCGTCCAGGTGTATTGCTTGGTGCGGCTGCTGTATTCCGAAGCCGCGTGTTTTAAGTTAGCCGTGGAAATAAGTCCGCCCCGGGGAATAGGCTGCATGGCTTTACCCACTAATACGCCGTACATGGTAACCAAGTCGCCGACCGCAAAATCCTTCGCGGCAAATTTATGTTTAGCGGCCACGTGGTCTTGCAGCAAATACGTTTCGTTTTCAAATATAATAGTTTCTCCCTTTTTTAAGTCGGTGAGGGCAACAATTACGTCATCTTGCGGGTGCACTTTTAAAACTTTGGCTTGCATATTTTAGTCCATGGTCGACAATAAATAGTCGATAGTTTACGTGAAATATTGTTTATAATTAATTGTTCTGTTTGGCGTAGAGATTTAAAACGAGAACTTTCTCGCTGATTACAAAACCGGAACACCTATAAAGAAATAGATTTAACGGCGGAAAGTCAAAAGAAATGCTTTGTTATTTACATGAGCCGCAACTGTCAGCTTGTTGTTTTTAAAAATAGATTCCCTGCCACTCGCATCATTGTTATAAGGTTAAGAAAATCAGCCATCATTAAGTTTCTATCTTCCTGCGGAAGCCATTAAAATCCATACCATATTATTTTTTATTTCCGGAATAAACCTTCATCTTCCGGGTTAGAAGACCAGAGTCAAGGAAAGCTTTTATAGATTTTGCTATCCGGGTAGGGTATAATTCGCTAGCTGCTTCCTCTTGTTTTGGTTACCTTTAGAACAGCCAGCGCTCTTTCACCAAGGCTTTGATAAATAAAATGTAATAATTGACTTATACTTTTCACGATCTATTATTTAAAAACTATGCAAAATAGAAGAAATTTTTTGAGAGCTTCCGGTGCCTTAATGTTAGGCGGACTGGGCGGTTTAATGCTACCGGGCTGTAATACCAAGGATGCCAAATCCACTTCTGAAACGGCCACTGCTGATAGTACGGCTACCGCCACCACTAACCAGACAACTGCTGCGGCCAATTTACCGGCGGCTGGTTTGCAATTGTACACGGTGCGCGATTTACTGGAAAAAGATTTAAAAGGAACTCTCCAGAAAATAGCGGATATCGGGTACAAAAACATGGAATCGGCGGCCGGTTCTAAAGGGCATTACTACGGCATGAAACCGAAAGAATTTGCCTCGATGCTGGATGGTATGGGCATGAAAATACGCAGCAACCACGTGCTTATTGGTGGCCAGACGAAGGAAGAGGCCCCCTTACCGCCTAGCGTACAAACCTTAAACAACGGGATGCAGCAACTCGTGGATATGGCCGCCGAAGCTGGCCAGAGTTATTTAACCTGTGCTTTCTTGTTTCCGAGCGAACGTAAAACCATTGACCAGTACAAAAAATACGCGGAGCTGTTTAACAAAACCGGAGAGGCTTGTAAAAAGGCGGGTTTGTCTTTTGCCTATCATAACCACGATTTCGAGTTTCAAAAAATAGATAACCAAGTGCCCTACGATATTCTTTTAAATGAAACCGATAAAGAGTTGGTTAAAATGGAATTGGATCTGTATTGGGCCACCAAATCCGGTAACGATCCGGTAGGTTTATTCGAAAAAAATCCCGGCCGTTTCCCGCTCTGGCACGTGAAAGACATGGACAAAACCGAAAAGAAATTTTTTACCGAAGTAGGTAATGGCTCCATCGATTTTAAACCCATCTTTGCTGCGGCTAAAACTTCCGGTATGGAATATTATTTTGTGGAGCAAGATGTTACACCCGGCAACCCCCTTGATAGCATTACCACCAGCTATAAAAATTTAGGCAAATTCGTAACGGTATAGTACGTCTGCTTACTTTACAACTACCCAACTGTTTGCTTGGCTAAAAAGCAGGCGGTTGGGTTTTTTCATGGAGCGATGATTGGCCGTGGTAATTTGTATCTGTATATAAACCAGAGCAGGTTCCATCCGGATTTTCCTTCTTGTTAGCATCCGGATTGCTTTAAATTTCCTTACTTGTAAATAATGACAATTTAGTAAAAACGACAGACAGTTGATTGATAAAACTAAATCTATAACTCCGAACCGTAAAGCATTACGCTTACGAAAGATGATAAGGCCAGTCCCATTTTTTGTTTTTTGATATAAAAGTTTTTATAACAATTATTGTTTTTTATCTTGGTTGGGTCATTATTTGTGGATTTAAGCAAAGTATTAACCACCCAAATTAAACGGGCTTTGCTTAAAGCTGTTATTTTGGCATTATAAACCTATTGCATGAAAAACCTTAATTTACTTCTTTTATATCTTCTGGTATGTTTAGTGGCGGGCTTGGCTCCGGTTTATGGTCAAGAAACAGAGGAGTTTGATGAATTACAATTCGATAAAATTTTAATTGCAAAAAGTGCCAGTAAATCGTTGAATGCAAAATTTAATATTGCCGGTAATTCGGCCAGTTTAGTGAAAGCCTTTGGCCCGCCTAAATCCAAAACCATTGAATTTGCCGAGATGGACCAGGTTAATTTTACCGTGTACCGGTACCCGGGCGCGGAAATATCGTTTTACCAGGATAAAGTGATTTACTTCCGAATAAAAGGGCCGGAGTTTAAAGTTATGGCACCTGCCAGCGAATCAAATAAATTCCTGATTCAGGTTGGCAATCCAATCAGCCAACTGAAAACTGTTTACCCAAAATCGTATAAAAGCCTGAACAGCGATGGCGTATTATTCTTTTTATTATACAACCAAAAGGCGGATAAAACTACCAAAAAATTAATTAAAACTAAGTTGGAGCCAGGTATTGGCGTTTTTACCACCGATGGCATAATAACGGATATTGTTTTAGAAGAATAATTTATTGCCAGATTACCATCCACTAAGTTATCAGCCATTTAACCGACTTGACTTACTAAGCCAGCTTACCAAAACGTTTTTCCAGCACTTGGTGGCGGTAAGCAAAAATCCCTTCTAATTGCTTTTTCACGAATAAAGCATGCGCCAGCGCGCCCAACGGACCGAACGGTAATTTGTAATGCACTTGGTCGCGCATTTCTACCCCCCGGGTATTTCTTTAAAGAAATGAGTGTGATGCCACAAGGCATAAGGGCCAAAGCGTTGTTCATCCACAAAATACACTTTTTCGGCTACGTGGGTTATTTCTGTCATCCAGAAAAGTTTTAGGCCAAATAAGGGCTTAACATAATAGGTAATAATCTGGCCCGGGTACATTTTAGCAGAATCGGAATTGTTTATTACTTCAAAACCCATGTAAGCCGGCGTAATTTCGGCAAGATTATCCGGCGAAGAAAAAAAATCCCAGGCAAGGTCTAAGCTAATGGGTAACTTTTGCGTTCGCTTTAAAACGTAGTGGCTCATGCCTTGAATGCGTTAAGTTGTTGTTAAATTTTTAGATCTGCTTACCTAACCACCAGAAGCAGGATAAGTTTTAAATTTTAGATGATAGGTCTTGGAAATTTGTTTTTTAAGCTGCTTTAATAACCTACTTACAGAAGGAAAATTCTAAAGTATTTTCTTATGGTATACATAATTTATAAATGTTCTTTCCTTTAAAATTCCTTTGGTAGAATAACCAGTATCGATTAAGTGGTTGCGAGTATTAATTTCAAGTTTTCCACGAGAAATGCCTTTTGTACCAAGAATAAGCTTTTCTATTTAGGTAAAAATTTTAGAGTTTGCGCCCCAAAAGGATAAATGAAATAGGTATTGCTAACTTTGATCAATAGAGTTAGCCCGACATTTTACCAGCCTGGAAGATTTTCGTGTCTTAGGCTGCTGGCAACATGCGGTAAGCGCCATTTTAGATCTGGTCCTGGGTGGAAGGCTCGGCAACTGAGATGATTGTGCTGAAAATAGCTATGGCCATGCCCATCTGGCTTTTCTACAAGAGGCGTTCGACTTAGTATTGGCCAAGGGCATAATACCCTGGAGCGGGTGGAGCCTCAACGGGACCGCCGCAACTAGCAGCTTGTTACCCTAGTGCCTGGCCGACTTGTCGCTGGCCGGTCGGCACATCCGCTGCAATGGCAATGAGTGGCAGGGGAGCGTACCGGCGGGCAAGAAGCCTGCTGGGGTACAAATGGTTAAGGTCTGAGGGGCGAATTTTTGGTTGCAGGAAATGTCG
This region includes:
- a CDS encoding UxaA family hydrolase yields the protein MQAKVLKVHPQDDVIVALTDLKKGETIIFENETYLLQDHVAAKHKFAAKDFAVGDLVTMYGVLVGKAMQPIPRGGLISTANLKHAASEYSSRTKQYTWTPPDVSKWQNRTFNGYLRSDGKVGTANYWLFVPTVFCENRNLDIIKDALTKELGYGKSQKYQTQARQLVELYQQSKSAEVIAQTDFKLYTEQFETKRVFENIDGIKFLTHQGGCGGTRQDSEILSKLLVGYMDHPNVAGVTILSLGCQHLQFDQMQQHIRERNPNFDKPVYFFEQQSSQSEEQLLGDAIKQTFVGLIEANKQIRQPAPLSKLVLGVKCGGSDGFSGISANPALGYAADLVVALGGSVLLAEFPELNGVEQELVDRSVDDETANKFIRLMKGYSAQAQAVGSGFDANPSPGNIKDGLITDAIKSAGAAKKGGTAPVVDVLDYTEPVRKPGLSLVCTPGNDVEATTGKAGSGANVIVFTTGLGTPTGNPVCPVVKISTNTKLAQRMADIIDLDTGDIITGEATIESKGEEILEFCLKVASGEIIPKAVQLGQDDFIPWKRGVSL
- a CDS encoding sugar phosphate isomerase/epimerase family protein; amino-acid sequence: MQNRRNFLRASGALMLGGLGGLMLPGCNTKDAKSTSETATADSTATATTNQTTAAANLPAAGLQLYTVRDLLEKDLKGTLQKIADIGYKNMESAAGSKGHYYGMKPKEFASMLDGMGMKIRSNHVLIGGQTKEEAPLPPSVQTLNNGMQQLVDMAAEAGQSYLTCAFLFPSERKTIDQYKKYAELFNKTGEACKKAGLSFAYHNHDFEFQKIDNQVPYDILLNETDKELVKMELDLYWATKSGNDPVGLFEKNPGRFPLWHVKDMDKTEKKFFTEVGNGSIDFKPIFAAAKTSGMEYYFVEQDVTPGNPLDSITTSYKNLGKFVTV
- a CDS encoding helix-turn-helix domain-containing protein, whose translation is MLNSKSIGNKIAQARKKINFSQADLAQQVAISSQAVGKWERGESMPDITTLNRLAEIFGVDLNYFSDSVKTMVPLPAEAKPTDSQMDEITPLKQRKRFGWNWDMSKGNWVDADFSGLKNLQEKFSASNLKNCKFLNSELAGLILKGNYIENCDFSGSDMRDSKLQASYLFENTFIGCSFIDAEFTKNEINNCSFATANFSGTEFLRVDFQKNTIINAVWKFTLFKDSSLVDITFDGTLEDCSFDNCSFSKVTFKNATLLNTFFKCKTLKHLTFIDCQADRMTYEFLKNGKAVLTGISLLP
- a CDS encoding SRPBCC family protein; this translates as MSHYVLKRTQKLPISLDLAWDFFSSPDNLAEITPAYMGFEVINNSDSAKMYPGQIITYYVKPLFGLKLFWMTEITHVAEKVYFVDEQRFGPYALWHHTHFFKEIPGG